In the Salinirubrum litoreum genome, one interval contains:
- a CDS encoding glycosyltransferase gives MKVERYTLVAVTAALVVGGVSLLVPGQRFDIPAVDATGLLAASLWATTILFAAATVVWLVLTYVVGRGYDIPEAVHGGETVQVRILTVDAASVVQQTVDSLPEELADVHVIAEAAIDVDGATVHVVPEEFECSAVRKGRALEWGRRHIPCDREYVLYLDEDSIVERFAGLPDAGVVQLREKPRRTGSVLSYLADVFRMGVQLEQRAFARLSIPLFAWGGGIAVRKELEDEVTWDRETLVEDTAFVWAAAQQRELDFELADVICRNEAPPSLGEILQQRRRWAAGNLRAATMLPLHYRALTRFRNSAWALSPIVTLVVVPLSVLGITVVSGGLFALASLGLAVATLFWYLRGVAYYGGSKLAWALAVPLTPVVTLVHSMGTVLGVVDPPEDFRVTEKAGTEDDD, from the coding sequence ATGAAAGTGGAACGCTACACGCTCGTCGCGGTGACAGCGGCGCTGGTGGTCGGCGGTGTCTCGCTGCTCGTCCCGGGCCAGCGATTCGACATCCCGGCGGTAGACGCCACCGGTCTGCTCGCCGCCTCGCTGTGGGCGACGACGATTCTATTCGCCGCCGCGACGGTGGTGTGGCTCGTGTTGACCTACGTCGTCGGACGGGGGTACGACATCCCCGAGGCGGTCCACGGCGGCGAGACCGTCCAGGTCCGGATTCTGACCGTCGACGCCGCGTCCGTCGTCCAGCAGACCGTCGACTCGCTCCCCGAGGAACTCGCCGACGTCCACGTGATCGCCGAAGCCGCCATCGACGTCGACGGGGCGACGGTCCACGTCGTCCCCGAGGAGTTCGAGTGTTCGGCCGTACGGAAGGGACGAGCGCTGGAGTGGGGCCGTCGACACATCCCCTGTGATCGGGAGTACGTCCTCTACCTCGACGAGGACAGCATCGTGGAACGGTTCGCCGGCCTGCCGGACGCCGGCGTCGTCCAACTGCGCGAGAAGCCCCGCCGAACCGGGTCGGTGCTGTCGTACCTCGCGGACGTGTTCCGGATGGGCGTCCAACTCGAACAGCGCGCCTTCGCGCGCCTCTCGATCCCGCTGTTCGCGTGGGGCGGCGGCATCGCAGTCCGGAAGGAGTTGGAAGACGAGGTGACGTGGGACCGCGAGACGCTCGTCGAGGACACCGCGTTCGTCTGGGCCGCCGCCCAACAGCGGGAACTCGACTTCGAACTCGCCGACGTGATCTGTCGCAACGAGGCCCCGCCGTCGCTCGGCGAGATTCTCCAGCAGCGTCGGCGGTGGGCCGCCGGCAACCTCCGGGCGGCGACGATGCTCCCGCTCCACTACCGGGCGCTGACACGCTTCCGGAACTCGGCGTGGGCACTCTCACCGATCGTCACACTCGTCGTCGTCCCGCTGTCGGTACTCGGGATCACCGTCGTCTCCGGTGGCCTGTTCGCCCTCGCGTCGCTCGGTCTGGCGGTCGCCACGCTGTTCTGGTATCTCCGGGGGGTCGCCTACTACGGCGGGAGCAAACTCGCGTGGGCGCTCGCGGTCCCGCTGACGCCGGTGGTCACGCTGGTCCACTCGATGGGGACGGTGCTGGGTGTCGTGGACCCGCCGGAGGACTTCCGGGTCACCGAGAAGGCCGGGACCGAGGACGACGACTGA
- a CDS encoding TIGR00300 family protein yields the protein MTDERPSRVVELEGHIIDSGMMQRCFGIVMDMGGNFDVEQFDVGRHKDAESYCRMRVFADDGDALQSILHELHQNGANLSDPVDAHLEPAPADQVVPKGFYSTTNHPTQVRYDGEWIDVDDIEMDCAVVVEDGDDPTARTKVLNAIREDDLIVTGEAGIRVHPPERPRDASGPFGFMQGGVSSERPSESLIRQVAEAIEETKRADGKVLVVTGPALIHAGAGDDLARLVREGYIDMLSAGNGFATHDIERNVYGTSLGMDVETMEHPRKGHKHHIYTISEIIRAGGIAEAVDDGMIDGGVMYECVQQEVPYVLAGSIRDDGPLPDTITDAVEAQNAIREQAHEADMVLMLSTLLHSVAVGNCLSSTTKVVCVDINPATVTQLLDRGSEQAIGMVTDIGTFVPTLADEILGEE from the coding sequence ATGACCGACGAGCGACCGTCCCGCGTGGTCGAGTTGGAGGGCCACATCATCGACTCCGGGATGATGCAACGCTGTTTCGGCATCGTGATGGACATGGGTGGCAACTTCGACGTGGAGCAGTTCGACGTCGGCCGCCACAAGGACGCCGAATCCTACTGCCGGATGCGCGTCTTCGCCGACGACGGTGACGCCCTCCAGTCGATCCTCCACGAACTCCACCAGAACGGCGCGAACCTCTCCGATCCGGTCGATGCGCATCTCGAACCGGCCCCCGCCGATCAGGTGGTGCCGAAGGGGTTCTACTCCACGACGAACCACCCGACGCAGGTCCGGTACGACGGCGAGTGGATCGACGTGGACGACATCGAGATGGACTGTGCGGTGGTCGTCGAGGACGGCGACGACCCCACGGCGCGGACGAAGGTGCTGAACGCGATCCGCGAGGACGACCTGATCGTCACCGGCGAGGCCGGCATCCGGGTCCACCCGCCGGAACGCCCGCGTGACGCCTCCGGCCCCTTCGGGTTCATGCAGGGCGGCGTCTCCTCGGAGCGACCCTCGGAGTCGCTGATCCGGCAGGTCGCCGAGGCCATCGAGGAGACGAAGCGCGCCGACGGGAAGGTGCTGGTCGTGACCGGCCCGGCGCTGATCCACGCGGGCGCGGGCGACGACCTCGCGCGACTGGTCCGGGAGGGCTACATCGACATGCTGTCGGCGGGCAACGGCTTCGCCACCCACGACATCGAGCGGAACGTCTACGGCACCTCGCTCGGCATGGACGTGGAGACGATGGAACACCCCCGGAAGGGCCACAAACACCACATCTACACCATCAGCGAGATCATCCGCGCCGGGGGTATCGCCGAAGCGGTCGACGACGGGATGATCGACGGCGGCGTGATGTACGAGTGCGTCCAGCAGGAGGTGCCGTACGTCCTCGCCGGGTCCATCCGGGACGACGGCCCACTGCCGGACACCATCACCGACGCGGTGGAGGCGCAGAACGCGATCCGCGAGCAGGCCCACGAGGCCGACATGGTGCTGATGCTCTCGACGCTGTTGCACTCGGTCGCGGTCGGGAACTGTCTCTCCTCGACGACGAAGGTCGTCTGTGTGGACATCAACCCCGCGACCGTGACGCAACTGCTGGATCGCGGGTCGGAGCAGGCCATCGGGATGGTGACGGACATCGGGACGTTCGTGCCGACCCTGGCCGACGAGATTCTTGGCGAAGAGTGA